In Fundidesulfovibrio soli, the sequence CCCTTGGCTTCACCATGATCTACAATACCACCGGGATCATCAACTTCGCCCAGGGTGAGTTCGTGATGCTCGGCGGCATGCTCTCCGTGGTGCTGCTCAAGGCCGGGCTGCCCCTGCCCCTGGCCATCCTGGCGGCGGTGCTCTGCTCCGCCCTGGCCGGGTGCCTCATGGAGCGCGCCGTGATCCGCCCCGTGGGCCGCTCCGCGCCGGTGAACCTGGTGATCATCACCATCGGCGTGTCCATTCTGGTGCGCGGCGTGGTCATGCTCGTCTGGGGCAAGGACACTTTCGCCCTGCCCGCCTTCACCGGGGCCAAGCCCCTGCGCATCCTAGAGGCCTCCGTGCAGCCGCAGAGCCTGTGGGTGCTGGCCATCACGCTCCTGGTGCTGGGGGCGCTCAAGCTGTTCTTCTCGCGCACGATCCACGGCAAGGCCATGCTGGCCTGCGCCTGCGAGCGCAAGGCCGCCGCGCTCATGGGCATCTCCGTGGAGCGCATGGCCATGTTCTCCTTCGGCATGTCCGGGTTCCTGGGCGCGGTGGGCGGGGCCATCCTGACCCCCATCACCCTGACTTCCTACGACGTGGGCGTCATGCTCGGGCTCAAGGGCTTCGCGGCCTGCATCCTGGGCGGGCTGGGCAACCCCTTCGGCGCGGCCGCCGGGGGGCTGATCCTGGGCGTGCTGGAGTCCTTCGGGGCCGGGTTCATCTCATCGGCCTACAAGGACGCCTTCGCCTTCATCGTGCTGCTCCTGCTGCTCTTCGTCAAACCCACGGGCCTCTTCGGCGGCCCCAAGTCGGACAGGGTCTAGCCCGTGGCCGCCTCCGCCCGCTCCCTGCAGATGGCCGCGTTCGCGTGCCTGCTGGCCGCCGCCCCGCTGGCCCTTTCCAACGACTACTACATCAACATCCTCATCCTGTGCTGCTTCAACGCCCTGATCGTCATGGGGCTGAACCTGCTCATGGGCTACGCCGGGCAGGTGTCGCTGGGGCACGCTGCCTTCTTCGGCCTGGCGGCCTACACCACGGCGGTGCTCACGGCCACGGCCGGACTGCCCGTCTGGGTGGGCGTCCCGGCCGGGATCGCGGTCTCCGCCCTTGTGGCCTGGCTCATAGCGGTGCCCACGCTCAAGCTCCAGGGCAACTACCTGGCCATGGCCACCCTGGGCTTCGGCATCATCGTCTCCATCGTGTTCAACGAGGCCGTGAACATCACCGGCGGCCCCTCCGGGTTCGTGGGCATCCCACGCCTGAAGCTCCTCGGCTACACCTTCAGCTCGGACACGGCCTACTACTACCTGACAGCGGGCGTGCTCTGGCTGGCCACGCTCGTCTCCCGCAGGATCATCGACTCGCGCACGGGCCGCGCCCTGCGGGCCATCCACGTCAGCGAGCAGGCCGCCCAGGCCATGGGCGTGGACATCGCCCGGCACAAGCGCTTCGTGTTCGTGCTCTCGGCCGTGTACGCGGGCGTGGCGGGCACGCTCTACGCCCACCACCTGACCTTCGTGGCGCCCTCCTCCTTCGGGTTCAACTTTTCTGTGCAGCTGATCACCATGGTGGTGCTGGGCGGCATGGCCAGCCTCTGGGGCGCGGTGGCCGGGGCCTTCTTCCTGACCTCGCTGCCCGAATTCCTGCGCGTCTTCGAGGAGATGGACATCCTGATCTACGGGGCCATGCTGGTGGCCTGCATGATGTTCATGCCCTCCGGCCTGGCCGGGGGCCTGGGCAAGCTGTTCGCTGTGCTGAAGGCCAAGCTCAAGCCCGAACCCAAGCCCGAACCCAAGCCCGAACCCAAGGCGGACTCCCGTGGCTGAGCTGCTTGAAGTCAGGGGCGTTTCGGTACGTTTCGGCGGCGTTCAGGCCCTGACCGAGGTGGATCTCACCGCCCGCGCGGGGGACATCACCTCCGTCATCGGGCCCAACGGCGCTGGCAAGACCACCCTGCTGGGCGTGATCAACGGCGCGGTCACTCCCCTCGGCGGCAGCGTCCGGCTGGACGGGGCCGACCTCTCGGGCCGCCCCATCTTCGAGCGCGCGGCATCGGGCGTGGTGCGCACCTTCCAGAACCTGGAGATCTTCTCCAACATGACGGTGCTCGAGAACGTGATGACCGGCGCCCACCTGCACGCCGGCTACACCCTGCTGGACAGCCTGCTGCGCACCCCCCGCTTCCGGCGGGAGGAGAAGCGCCTGGCCGCCCTCTGCCAGGAGAAGCTCGACTTCGTGGGCCTGGCACACAAGGGGCACCTCCCGGCGGCGGACCTGCCCTACGGCGAGCAGCGCCTGCTGGAGATCGCCCGGGCCATCGCCGTGGAGCCCAAACTGCTCCTGCTGGACGAGCCAGCCGCGGGCATGAACAACAAGGAGACCCAGCAGCTCGGGGCCATCATCCGGCGCATCCGCGGCGAGCTTTCCATCGGCGTGGTGCTGGTGGAGCACGACATGGAGCTGGTGATGGACGTCTCCGACCGCATAACGGTGCTCAATTTCGGGCGCATCCTGGCCGTGGGGACCCCCCGCGAGATCCAGGACAACCCCGAGGTGGTGGCCGCCTACCTGGGCGAGGACTGATGCTCACCCTGACCAACCTGGACATTTCCTACGGCCGCATCCGCGCCGTGCGCCGCGTCTCCATGC encodes:
- a CDS encoding branched-chain amino acid ABC transporter permease, with the translated sequence MLFGAPQYLVSGLTVGATYGLTALGFTMIYNTTGIINFAQGEFVMLGGMLSVVLLKAGLPLPLAILAAVLCSALAGCLMERAVIRPVGRSAPVNLVIITIGVSILVRGVVMLVWGKDTFALPAFTGAKPLRILEASVQPQSLWVLAITLLVLGALKLFFSRTIHGKAMLACACERKAAALMGISVERMAMFSFGMSGFLGAVGGAILTPITLTSYDVGVMLGLKGFAACILGGLGNPFGAAAGGLILGVLESFGAGFISSAYKDAFAFIVLLLLLFVKPTGLFGGPKSDRV
- a CDS encoding branched-chain amino acid ABC transporter permease, with the protein product MAAFACLLAAAPLALSNDYYINILILCCFNALIVMGLNLLMGYAGQVSLGHAAFFGLAAYTTAVLTATAGLPVWVGVPAGIAVSALVAWLIAVPTLKLQGNYLAMATLGFGIIVSIVFNEAVNITGGPSGFVGIPRLKLLGYTFSSDTAYYYLTAGVLWLATLVSRRIIDSRTGRALRAIHVSEQAAQAMGVDIARHKRFVFVLSAVYAGVAGTLYAHHLTFVAPSSFGFNFSVQLITMVVLGGMASLWGAVAGAFFLTSLPEFLRVFEEMDILIYGAMLVACMMFMPSGLAGGLGKLFAVLKAKLKPEPKPEPKPEPKADSRG
- a CDS encoding ABC transporter ATP-binding protein, which gives rise to MAELLEVRGVSVRFGGVQALTEVDLTARAGDITSVIGPNGAGKTTLLGVINGAVTPLGGSVRLDGADLSGRPIFERAASGVVRTFQNLEIFSNMTVLENVMTGAHLHAGYTLLDSLLRTPRFRREEKRLAALCQEKLDFVGLAHKGHLPAADLPYGEQRLLEIARAIAVEPKLLLLDEPAAGMNNKETQQLGAIIRRIRGELSIGVVLVEHDMELVMDVSDRITVLNFGRILAVGTPREIQDNPEVVAAYLGED